One stretch of Miscanthus floridulus cultivar M001 chromosome 18, ASM1932011v1, whole genome shotgun sequence DNA includes these proteins:
- the LOC136520544 gene encoding basic leucine zipper 23-like, translated as MDDGDLDFSNPDTYLCPALGTDPPSSCSMDSYFDEILKDHACTHTHTCNPPVHDLSHTHTCVHVHTKIVAASPGDGAETAESPSENNTTTGNSNAASKKRPSGNRAAVRKYREKKKAHTTSLEEEVVHLRALNQQLMKKLQSHAALEAEVARLRCLLVDIRGRIEGEIGAFPYQRPAAAVKNVDLVSSVDQGSFLGGAAAQVTNACDFRCNDQMYCNPGMQGAISGQVLGQGACDVASIQCIGSNKSGSTKPVSAVCFPNVEKK; from the coding sequence ATGGACGACGGGGACCTGGATTTCTCCAACCCGGACACGTACCTGTGCCCGGCGCTCGGCACCGACCCGCCCAGCAGCTGCTCCATGGACAGCTACTTCGACGAGATCCTCAAGGACCACGCCTGCACGCACACCCACACCTGCAACCCGCCGGTGCACGACCTCTCGCACACCCACACCTGCGTCCACGTCCACACCAAGATCGTCGCCGCCTCGCCCGGCGACGGCGCCGAGACCGCCGAGTCGCCGTCTGAGAACAACACCACCACCGGCAACAGCAACGCCGCCTCCAAGAAGCGCCCCTCGGGGAACCGCGCCGCCGTCAGGAAGTACCGTGAGAAGAAGAAGGCCCACACCACGTccctggaggaggaggtggtccaCCTCCGGGCGCTCAACCAGCAGCTCATGAAGAAGCTCCAGAGCCACGCCGCGCTCGAGGCCGAGGTGGCCAGGCTTCGCTGCCTGCTCGTCGACATCAGGGGTAGGATCGAGGGGGAGATTGGCGCGTTTCCCTATcagaggccggcggcggcggtcaAGAACGTCGACCTCGTGTCTAGTGTTGACCAGGGAAGCTTCCTCGGTGGTGCTGCGGCCCAGGTTACCAACGCCTGCGATTTCAGATGCAACGATCAGATGTATTGCAACCCTGGGATGCAGGGCGCTATCAGTGGTCAGGTGTTGGGACAAGGCGCCTGTGATGTTGCGAGTATCCAATGCATTGGAAGCAACAAGTCTGGATCCACTAAGCCAGTATCTGCTGTCTGCTTTCCAAATGTTGAAAAGAAGTGA